One genomic segment of Gossypium arboreum isolate Shixiya-1 chromosome 3, ASM2569848v2, whole genome shotgun sequence includes these proteins:
- the LOC128290626 gene encoding DELLA protein 2-like, which yields MDFDLFDTETALRLLLSSAEAIEDGDLKRADELLQKILILADQSTFGFGDQRRVVKYFADALVRRAYGLHPASSYFTFPVDPAPYYHYNSYYINYVIKKVIDDEKNASNGNRRLHLIDFPVPYDNNYFEGSVLRTLTTFSGDPLPVRVSYILPPFLKKYVEFSRKIMEFLTKDAMNLNVKLENELKVVYANSLAEVDEDKLDFKTRREDEMVVVYYKFKLHKLVRDAEAMKREFVRLKEINPTIVIMLDFYSNHSDFNFLTCFKDSFQYSSNTCTCWGEADSGFGRNEYWWECNRDACEGNNLIRRHQTLSEWQRLFSMGGFSRIPLNHTKDDLSNEEECLLLTERHILDNQTSLKIMGKEEECLILGYKGCPMFFLSAWKPKVEDGHFNSTSTNHQFRQDFNPNPLPLQPLQPFSEGLILNRLAALAEIHDISKDLCCKYKLSLALTWASKVNNMNETISDPNKKHAFFI from the exons ATGGATTTTGATCTTTTTGACACCGAAACCGCCTTGAGATTGTTACTATCCAGCGCTGAAGCTATTGAAGATGGGGATCTGAAACGTGCCGATGAGTTGCTTCAGAAAATCTTGATTCTTGCTGATCAGAGTACTTTCGGTTTTGGAGATCAAAGAAGAGTGGTGAAATACTTTGCGGACGCTCTGGTTCGCCGAGCCTACGGACTGCATCCCGCTTCTTCCTACTTCACTTTCCCGGTGGATCCTGCACCATATTATCATTATAACAGCTACTATATTAATTACGTCATAAAAAAAGTTATCGATGATGAAAAGAATGCTTCGAATGGAAACAGGCGATTGCACCTCATTGATTTCCCCGTCCCGTATGACAATAACTATTTTGAGGGTTCAGTTCTTCGTACACTAACGACCTTCTCCGGTGATCCTCTACCCGTCCGTGTAAGTTACATACTTCCACCCTTTCTGAAAAAATATGTAGAGTTCTCACGCAAAATAATGGAGTTTCTGACTAAGGATGCCATGAATCTTAATGTAAAGTTGGAGAATGAGTTGAAAGTGGTTTACGCCAATAGTTTGGCAGAAGTGGATGAAGATAAATTAGATTTCAAAACAAGAAGAGAAGATGAAATGGTGGTGGTTTACTACAAATTTAAACTTCATAAGTTGGTAAGAGATGCAGAAGCAATGAAAAGAGAGTTTGTAAGACTGAAGGAGATAAATCCGACGATTGTAATCATGCTAGACTTCTATTCTAATCATAGCGACTTCAATTTCTTGACATGTTTCAAGGATTCATTCCAGTATTCCTCCAATACTTGCACATGCTGGGGGGAGGCGGACAGTGGTTTTGGTAGAAATGAGTATTGGTGGGAGTGCAACAGAGATGCATGCGAAGGTAATAATCTAATTAGGCGGCACCAAACATTGAGTGAATGGCAACGTCTCTTTTCAATGGGTGGTTTTAGTCGAATTCCATTAAACCACACGAAAGATGATCTTAGCAACGAGGAGGAATGTTTGTTACTTACAGAGCGACATATTCTTGACAATCAGACTTCCCTAAAAATAATGGGGAAGGAAGAAGAGTGTTTGATTTTAGGTTACAAGGGATGTCCAATGTTTTTCTTATCGGCATGGAAACCCAAAGTTGAAGATGGACACTTCAATTCCACTTCCACCAACCATCAGTTTCGACAAg ATTTCAATCCAAATCCTCTGCCTCTtcaacctcttcaacctttttcGGAG gGTTTGATATTGAATCGATTAGCTGCACTTGCCGAGATACATGACATATCCAaagatttatgttgtaaatacaaGCTTTCATTGGCTTTAACATGGGCTTCTAAAGTTAACAATATGAATGAAACTATTTCGGATCCAAACAAGAAACATGCTTTTTTTATCTAA
- the LOC128290627 gene encoding zinc finger BED domain-containing protein RICESLEEPER 2-like produces MTEDKFIPMYDIVTICLQNLYTSNDVYVVQFYWPAKMIEISKSLALRIFNDLKHMKKMFVEVKIQGTEIGSQKEVIPNISTSRCLQAVEETEEVQAVEINGVHVERGVDSNFPSPMPTHPSSKVVAAPFNTPEGPHNPIVSNGDPETGKANKEKLPITEQRSLTSEVWEHFDRLLVGGEQVAKCKHCSNVLTGESTSGSTHLKNHLNYRCSVMKKQNQERSRLNFVKMIIKHRYPLDMADQEFFKNFVKDMQPMFEFESKDISSYMRSIYMEEKEKLQLYFDKLASKFNLTVSLWKNNSGQTAYCCLIAHFIDDSWELKMKILGLRTLEHNNDTKAVGGIIQSLVSEWNIGSKVCSITVDNSMSDDSMVDQIKEICLSDQGSVSSDHWFISFTLLEDGFREMDGILFKLRKSIEYVTDTRHGKLKFQEAVDQVKLQVGKSWDDLSFRLESDLDILDSALRSREIFCKLEQIDGNFKLNPSMEEWENAVAIQSCLKCFDDIKGTQCLPVSLYFPKLCDTYKKLLQLEKSSHSFVTLMKRKFDRYWSLCNLALAVASVLDPRLKLKIVELSYRVIYGHDSKMRLNMFHKVLRDVYYEYASEAKNLTTSSSVLDDFNCSTVGLGNYSILDSLSKFASASNFNEEASWKLELELYLDEPLLPMDGAFFDILGWWCDKSQRFPILAKMAQDFLAIPVSISTSCSNISAMINNPAYSSLNPESMEALVCNENWLETPKGNDGENNEPTQTTDKGKRKLNEDSCFRKKSKPSNCEKAISIEDIVKDSNNNGN; encoded by the exons atGACGGAAGACAAGTTCATACCTATGTATGATATTGTTACAATCTGTCTACAAAATCTTTACACAAGTAATGATGTTTATGTAGTACAATTTTATTGGCCTGCAAAGATGATTGAAATATCAAAATCTTTGGCTCTTCGTATCTTCAATGACTTGAAACATATGAAGAAAATGTTTGTAGAAGTAAAGATTCAAGGCACTGAAATTGGATCCCAAAAAGAAGTCATTCCAAATATTTCCACATCAAGGTGTTTACAAGCAGTTGAAGAAACAGAGGAGGTTCAAGCAGTAGAAATAAATGGGGTTCATGTGGAG AGGGGAGTGGATTCAAATTTTCCTTCGCCAATGCCTACACATCCTTCATCAAAGGTTGTTGCAGCTCCTTTTAACACACCAGAAGGACCTCATAACCCG ATTGTTTCCAATGGTGACCCTGAGACTGGCAAAGCTAATAAGGAGAAACTTCCAATAACCGAACAGAGAAGCTTGACGTCCGAAGTTTGGGAGCATTTTGACAGGCTTTTAGTAGGTGGAGAACAAGTAGCCAAATGTAAACATTGCTCCAATGTGCTTACGGGGGAGAGCACTAGTGGATCCACACACTTGAAAAACCACTTGAATTACCGCTGTTCAGTAATGAAAAAACAAAATCAAGAAAGGAGTCGCTTGAATTTTGTGAAAATGATCATCAAGCATCGATATCCATTGGATATGGCTGATCAAGAATTCTTCAAGAATTTTGTGAAAGATATGCAACCCATGTTTGAGTTTGAATCGAAAGATATTTCATCTTACATGCGTAGCATCTATATGGAAGAGAAGGAGAAACTTCAGCTGTATTTTGATAAGCTTGCTAGTAAATTCAATCTGACAGTAAGTTTGTGGAAGAACAATAGTGGACAGACTGCATATTGCTGTTTGATAGCACATTTTATTGATGATAGTTGGGAACTAAAGATGAAGATTCTTGGCTTGAGAACTTTGGAGCATAACAATGACACTAAAGCTGTTGGTGGAATTATTCAGAGCTTAGTTTCGGAGTGGAATATAGGCAGTAAAGTATGTTCCATAACTGTGGATAACTCTATGTCGGATGACAGTATGGTTGATCAGATAAAAGAAATTTGTCTTAGTGACCAGGGCTCTGTTTCTTCAGATCATTGGTTCATCAGTTTCACACTTCTTGAGGATGGGTTCCGTGAGATGGATGGCATACTTTTTAAGTTAAGGAAGTCCATTGAATATGTCACTGACACAAGACATGGGAAATTGAAATTCCAAGAAGCCGTAGATCAAGTGAAGCTACAAGTTGGAAAATCATGGGATGATCTTTCTTTCAGGCTAGAATCAGACTTAGACATACTTGATAGTGCTTTGAGATCAAGAGAAATCTTTTGCAAACTGGAGCAAATTGATGGCAATTTTAAACTAAACCCATCAATGGAGGAATGGGAGAATGCAGTAGCTATACAGAGTTGTTTGAAATGCTTTGATGATATCAAAGGAACTCAATGCCTTCCTGTAAGTTTGTACTTTCCAAAGCTTTGTGACACATACAAGAAATTGCTTCAGTTGGAAAAAAGCAGTCATTCATTTGTTACATTGATGAAGAGGAAATTCGACCGCTATTGGAGCTTATGCAATTTGGCATTAGCTGTTGCATCTGTTCTTGATCCAaggttaaaattaaaaattgtggAGCTCTCATATAGGGTGATTTATGGCCATGACAGTAAGATGCGATTGAACATGTTTCATAAAGTTCTTCGGGATGTCTACTATGAATATGCCAGTGAAGCCAAAAATCTAACTACATCTTCTTCAGTCTTGGATGATTTCAATTGTTCAACAGTAGGGCTTGGAAATTATAGTATTTTGGACTCCTTGAGTAAATTTGCATCTGCAAGCAACTTCAATGAGGAGGCCTCATGGAAGTTAGAGCTTGAGCTTTACTTAGATGAACCTTTACTTCCCATGGACGGAGCATTCTTTGACATACTTGGTTGGTGGTGTGATAAATCTCAAAGGTTTCCAATACTTGCAAAGATGGCTCAAGATTTCCTTGCAATTCCGGTATCAATTTCCACATCATGTTCAAATATTAGTGCCATGATCAATAATCCAGCCTACAGTAGCTTGAATCCTGAGAGCATGGAAGCTTTGGTATGCAATGAAAACTGGTTGGAAACTCCAAAAGGAA ATGATGGAGAAAATAATGAACCCACCCAAACTACG GATAAAGGAAAAAGGAAGCTGAATGAGGACAGTTGTTTCAGAAAAAAATCCAAACCTTCGAATTGTGAGAAAGCTATTAGTATTGAAGATATTGTCAAAGATTCCAACAACAATGGTAATTGA